A genomic stretch from Pseudomonas mendocina includes:
- a CDS encoding HNH endonuclease — protein sequence MSNADVGRRTLKRLPWTAEHDAQLSELYKTKPITAIAQAMGRTSGSIFNRVQKLGLKRSDEYKQLSGCGRFKKGGAPWNAGMKGWNAGGKSKDTQFKPGNVSSTWRPIGAERVSKDGILYRKVADTRNKKVDWRPVHELIWEEHHGPIPEGNFVIFIDRNRSNFAIENLLAVLRSTGQRNRGRRYGPEYRQQSPWVGSMKNKKVENERRDRIS from the coding sequence ATGAGCAATGCAGATGTTGGGCGCCGCACTCTCAAGCGCCTTCCGTGGACTGCCGAGCATGATGCCCAGCTTTCAGAGCTTTACAAAACCAAGCCCATCACTGCGATAGCGCAAGCAATGGGAAGAACCTCTGGATCAATTTTCAACAGAGTGCAAAAGCTCGGCTTGAAGCGGTCGGATGAATACAAGCAGCTTTCTGGGTGTGGGCGGTTCAAGAAAGGTGGAGCCCCATGGAACGCCGGAATGAAGGGCTGGAATGCAGGCGGAAAATCCAAAGACACCCAATTCAAGCCTGGCAATGTCTCCAGCACCTGGCGGCCTATTGGTGCTGAGCGAGTCAGCAAGGACGGAATCTTGTACCGAAAGGTGGCCGACACGCGAAACAAGAAGGTGGACTGGCGGCCAGTGCATGAACTGATCTGGGAAGAGCATCACGGGCCGATCCCTGAAGGAAATTTCGTCATCTTCATTGATCGCAACCGCAGCAACTTCGCGATTGAAAACCTTTTAGCTGTACTCCGCTCGACTGGGCAGCGCAACAGGGGACGCAGATATGGCCCCGAGTACCGGCAACAGTCACCCTGGGTTGGTTCAATGAAAAATAAGAAAGTCGAAAATGAAAGACGTGACCGAATTTCGTGA
- a CDS encoding YqaJ viral recombinase family protein → MIIINCEQGSADWHAARAGCITASMFGVARSKVNCLTEQQRIYVEAIQSGAAQKEALDLAKYKAAPKAEAVTKALAGEKVGEFSDAAKNYAFRLAIERISKQPLDEGFETYSMRRGHELEPEARMEHEFQTGLIVQRAGFVTTEDGCFGASADGLIDKDGGSEYKCFMNPERLRAFHIDNDASEIFDQVQGCMWITGRKWWHIGLYCPALKPVGRQLWWKEFKRDEDYIERLEADLLEFKLLVDQYEAELRNPIETQQKEAA, encoded by the coding sequence ATGATCATTATTAATTGCGAGCAAGGCAGCGCTGATTGGCATGCTGCTCGGGCTGGCTGCATCACCGCAAGCATGTTTGGCGTTGCTCGCTCCAAGGTCAACTGCCTAACAGAGCAGCAGCGCATTTACGTAGAGGCCATTCAGTCAGGCGCAGCTCAAAAAGAAGCGCTGGATCTTGCTAAATACAAGGCAGCTCCAAAAGCAGAGGCCGTAACCAAGGCTCTAGCTGGCGAGAAGGTTGGCGAGTTTTCCGATGCAGCTAAAAACTACGCATTTCGCCTTGCAATCGAACGCATCAGCAAGCAGCCGCTTGATGAAGGATTTGAAACCTACTCTATGCGCCGCGGGCATGAGCTGGAGCCTGAGGCTCGAATGGAGCACGAGTTTCAGACGGGGCTTATCGTCCAGCGCGCTGGGTTCGTTACCACCGAAGACGGATGCTTTGGGGCTAGCGCTGACGGCCTAATCGATAAAGACGGTGGCAGCGAATACAAGTGCTTCATGAATCCTGAAAGGCTCCGCGCCTTCCATATCGACAATGACGCCAGTGAGATTTTTGATCAAGTGCAGGGATGCATGTGGATCACTGGGCGCAAGTGGTGGCACATCGGCCTTTACTGCCCAGCCCTAAAGCCTGTAGGTCGTCAGCTCTGGTGGAAAGAGTTCAAGCGGGATGAGGATTACATCGAGCGCCTTGAGGCTGATCTGCTGGAGTTCAAGCTTCTGGTTGATCAGTACGAAGCCGAGCTTCGCAATCCTATCGAGACACAACAGAAGGAGGCCGCCTAA
- a CDS encoding ead/Ea22-like family protein, producing the protein MRKQKSSEDWQKKLAQAHGFRSLEAISQSAQFLGLKNAARALEQSLTGLDLIALTVPKSNEKANTRFIAAANPSAIIELLNDIDSAADEIDRLAAENERLREQHDKSWRRAGIAEENLRRRYSSWKR; encoded by the coding sequence GTGAGAAAACAAAAATCCTCCGAGGATTGGCAGAAAAAGCTAGCGCAGGCCCATGGTTTCCGTTCACTGGAGGCAATAAGTCAATCTGCGCAGTTTTTGGGCCTAAAGAATGCAGCCAGGGCGTTGGAACAATCATTAACTGGCCTGGATTTGATAGCGCTGACTGTTCCAAAAAGCAACGAAAAGGCCAATACCAGATTTATCGCGGCAGCAAATCCGAGCGCGATCATTGAGCTGTTAAACGATATTGATTCTGCTGCCGATGAAATCGACCGCCTTGCCGCCGAGAATGAGCGGCTGCGCGAACAGCATGACAAGTCGTGGCGTCGCGCTGGCATTGCGGAAGAAAATCTCAGAAGGCGCTATTCGAGCTGGAAGCGCTGA
- a CDS encoding single-stranded DNA-binding protein translates to MARGVNKVILVGTCGQDPDTRYLPNGNAVTNLSLATSEQWTDKQTGQRVEKTEWHRVALFGKVAEIAGEYLRKGSQVYIEGKLQTREWEKDGIKRYTTEIIVDMQGTMQLLGARGDGEGTPRQQRARRESGNGNETRPAENSRPQQSAPQPEPDYDDFDDQIPF, encoded by the coding sequence ATGGCCCGTGGAGTCAATAAAGTCATTCTGGTCGGCACCTGCGGCCAAGATCCTGATACGCGCTACCTGCCTAACGGAAATGCGGTAACCAACCTGAGCCTGGCCACCAGCGAGCAGTGGACCGACAAGCAGACCGGTCAGCGTGTCGAAAAAACTGAATGGCACCGCGTTGCCCTGTTCGGCAAGGTCGCTGAAATTGCCGGTGAGTACCTGCGCAAAGGCAGCCAGGTCTATATCGAAGGCAAACTGCAAACCCGCGAGTGGGAAAAGGACGGTATCAAGCGTTACACCACCGAAATCATCGTGGATATGCAGGGCACGATGCAGCTGCTTGGGGCGCGCGGAGATGGAGAAGGAACTCCACGGCAGCAGCGGGCGCGGCGCGAATCAGGAAACGGTAACGAGACCCGTCCGGCGGAAAATAGTCGGCCTCAGCAGTCAGCGCCGCAGCCAGAGCCAGACTACGACGACTTTGATGATCAGATCCCATTCTGA
- a CDS encoding recombinase RecT: protein MSNAIATITNDIYGTRDSFAAVLTDQSINFDREAGFAIQAISANDYITKVASNNRQSVVNAIANIAAIGISLNPATKQAYLVPRDGKICLDISYMGLMDLAIASGSIRWAKAELVYATDSFELNGYDNPPAHKYNPFSQDRGEIVGVYVVAKTADGDYLTDTMTLAEVYAIRDRSSAWKAWVKDKKKCPWVTDEGEMIKKTMVKRASKYWPMTPRLEQAIHHLNTDAGEGIDLTGKQAANPDFTASWVEKVNASESAEVLQMVWKQAVESARGAGDKQAYELIKAAVLERQAYLKNNAPIEGVAQ, encoded by the coding sequence ATGAGCAACGCAATAGCAACCATAACAAATGACATTTACGGAACTCGCGATTCGTTCGCTGCCGTCCTCACAGATCAGAGTATTAACTTTGACCGCGAGGCAGGGTTTGCGATTCAGGCCATCAGCGCAAACGACTACATCACTAAGGTTGCATCCAATAACCGGCAGTCAGTAGTCAATGCAATTGCAAATATTGCAGCAATCGGCATCAGCCTGAACCCAGCGACTAAGCAAGCGTACCTGGTGCCGAGAGACGGCAAGATTTGTCTTGATATCAGCTATATGGGGCTGATGGATCTCGCCATCGCATCTGGCTCTATTCGCTGGGCTAAGGCAGAGCTTGTATATGCGACTGACTCCTTTGAGCTGAACGGATACGACAACCCTCCTGCCCATAAGTACAACCCATTCAGCCAGGATCGCGGCGAAATTGTTGGTGTTTACGTGGTCGCAAAGACTGCGGATGGCGACTATTTAACCGACACTATGACGCTTGCGGAGGTGTACGCAATCCGTGACCGCTCAAGCGCATGGAAGGCCTGGGTTAAGGACAAGAAGAAATGCCCGTGGGTCACGGACGAGGGCGAAATGATCAAAAAGACCATGGTCAAGCGTGCGTCCAAATACTGGCCCATGACGCCGCGTCTTGAGCAGGCGATTCATCACCTCAATACAGATGCTGGAGAAGGAATTGATCTGACCGGGAAGCAGGCTGCAAATCCTGACTTTACCGCCTCATGGGTCGAAAAGGTCAATGCATCCGAGTCGGCAGAGGTTCTTCAGATGGTCTGGAAGCAGGCTGTTGAATCTGCCAGGGGAGCAGGAGATAAGCAGGCCTATGAACTGATAAAGGCTGCTGTTCTTGAGAGGCAGGCATACCTGAAAAATAACGCACCAATTGAAGGGGTGGCTCAATGA
- a CDS encoding phage protein NinX family protein, protein MKSIPVSELTGAALDWAVALALGWKMRRVPRDIDGNHGGEVLAPPDLSKDFQWPPRGWIAPWYFIRPWSSEWAQGGPLVHKYQIELKWMGVDGKAMWWMAGHEGIAIKQIGDTPLIAACRAIVASKFGDTVEVPSN, encoded by the coding sequence ATGAAATCAATCCCAGTCAGTGAACTGACTGGCGCTGCGCTGGACTGGGCGGTGGCGCTTGCGCTTGGCTGGAAGATGCGCCGCGTTCCAAGGGATATCGACGGGAATCATGGCGGAGAGGTGCTAGCACCTCCAGACCTAAGCAAGGACTTCCAGTGGCCGCCGCGAGGGTGGATAGCGCCTTGGTATTTCATTCGCCCGTGGTCTAGTGAATGGGCGCAAGGCGGCCCACTGGTTCATAAATATCAGATTGAGCTGAAGTGGATGGGCGTGGACGGCAAGGCCATGTGGTGGATGGCAGGCCATGAGGGCATCGCCATCAAGCAAATAGGTGACACGCCGCTCATCGCTGCCTGCCGCGCAATCGTGGCCAGCAAATTTGGCGACACGGTTGAAGTCCCATCGAACTGA